A window of bacterium contains these coding sequences:
- a CDS encoding MFS transporter translates to MANVCDGAIFAMAMSFVSVQTVLPVFVKRMGGSNVAVGLIPVLWTVGFNFPQIFIANYTQRFARKKQLVLTTAMVQRAPWLLLALLAFLLVARTNTEIGLLLFFTVYALAAIGGSINLPAWFDLVAKITPLDLRGRLFGVRQVLGAMLGIIGGWVVTKVLAGVTYPENFALLFLLAFITMMASYIFVALLKEENGASPEQQVPHRSFLRSLPGILKQQHNYRNFLVADALLITATMASAFYTVGALEKFSLADAHAGTFIIVMMASMMAGNLFFGYLADHFGHRLNLLLAAIITAGTCLMALLAPTIEIYLLVFVGASFTVGLTGISRLPIIAEFCTETERPTYIALANMITSPFVLSGLAGGWLANRFGYDTVFMIAAVFALASAIWLTRWVKEPRNVNYQVLVETIQYES, encoded by the coding sequence ATGGCGAACGTTTGTGACGGCGCCATCTTCGCGATGGCCATGAGCTTTGTTTCGGTGCAAACCGTTCTCCCGGTATTTGTCAAAAGAATGGGCGGCAGCAACGTTGCCGTTGGGCTTATTCCCGTTCTTTGGACCGTGGGATTCAACTTCCCGCAAATCTTCATTGCGAATTATACCCAGCGCTTTGCACGCAAAAAACAACTCGTGTTGACCACGGCGATGGTGCAACGCGCGCCCTGGCTGCTGCTCGCTTTGCTTGCATTTTTGCTCGTTGCCCGGACAAACACCGAAATTGGATTACTGCTCTTCTTCACGGTGTATGCGCTGGCCGCGATTGGCGGCAGCATTAATCTGCCGGCGTGGTTTGATTTGGTGGCCAAGATTACTCCATTGGATTTGCGCGGGCGATTGTTCGGCGTGCGGCAGGTTCTGGGCGCCATGCTCGGCATCATCGGTGGCTGGGTGGTGACGAAGGTGTTGGCGGGAGTCACTTATCCCGAAAACTTCGCTTTGCTGTTTTTGCTCGCGTTCATCACCATGATGGCGTCATACATTTTTGTGGCGCTGCTGAAGGAAGAAAATGGCGCGTCACCGGAGCAGCAAGTTCCTCACAGGAGCTTTTTGCGCAGCCTGCCTGGAATTCTCAAACAGCAGCACAACTATCGCAATTTCCTCGTTGCCGATGCGCTGCTCATCACCGCGACCATGGCGAGTGCATTTTACACCGTCGGCGCGCTGGAAAAATTCTCGCTCGCGGATGCCCATGCCGGCACCTTCATCATCGTGATGATGGCCAGCATGATGGCCGGCAACTTGTTCTTTGGTTACCTGGCGGACCATTTCGGCCATCGCTTGAATCTGTTGTTGGCCGCCATCATCACCGCCGGAACCTGTTTGATGGCGCTGCTGGCGCCCACCATAGAAATCTATCTGCTGGTGTTCGTCGGCGCGTCGTTCACGGTCGGATTGACCGGCATTTCGCGACTGCCGATTATCGCCGAGTTTTGTACGGAAACAGAACGGCCGACTTATATCGCGTTGGCGAATATGATCACCTCGCCGTTCGTGCTTTCCGGCCTCGCCGGCGGCTGGCTGGCCAATCGCTTCGGTTATGACACGGTCTTCATGATCGCCGCAGTTTTTGCGCTTGCCTCGGCGATTTGGTTGACACGGTGGGTCAAAGAACCGAGGAATGTAAACTATCAGGTGCTGGTTGAAACCATTCAATATGAATCGTAA
- a CDS encoding PIG-L family deacetylase: MKHGIVFALSLIAVTGIQQSFAQLPTAPAYPQPDERCKADILLILAHPDDETAIGSYLAKAIFDEKKHVAIIYTTRGTGGGNSHGNEQATALGAIREIENRRATSAFGIENVWFIDGRDTPGQDVLHSLHRWNHGAVLEQVVRLIRLTRPEIIMTWLPHYVAGENHGDHQAAGVIATEAFDLAGNPTVFPAQVAPPRERLDINNFTEGLRPWQPKKLYFFSDASHAIPAEGPRFDMAAISPARKVPYYQLAAELQKHYLTQGEVSQIAAKALATGDFKELRKWLRNFNLIFGKSVVKCDPRGEVFEGITSREAAYVPVRGYRAEPRQGMSVTLGGAFAFYREFWKAHNLEHLGPLVAPEMEVGAGSYVHIPLLLRNDTPDSVEITLTSTMPAGWRESSGSARYRLGPFETYPAQTFFFAPAEERAEPQEVIWKAAAHGKVIGSVSMKTIVKDWTLPQ, from the coding sequence ATGAAGCACGGTATTGTCTTTGCCCTCTCGCTGATTGCCGTAACCGGAATCCAGCAATCCTTCGCACAACTTCCCACCGCGCCGGCCTATCCCCAACCTGATGAACGCTGCAAGGCCGATATTCTGCTGATACTCGCGCACCCCGATGATGAAACTGCCATCGGCAGTTATCTTGCCAAAGCGATTTTTGATGAGAAGAAGCACGTGGCCATCATCTACACCACGCGCGGCACCGGCGGCGGGAATTCTCACGGAAACGAACAGGCCACAGCGCTGGGAGCGATTCGTGAGATTGAAAACCGGCGCGCGACCTCGGCGTTCGGCATCGAGAATGTGTGGTTCATCGATGGCCGCGACACGCCCGGGCAGGACGTGCTGCACTCGCTGCACAGGTGGAATCACGGCGCCGTGCTCGAACAGGTTGTGCGCTTGATTCGACTCACACGGCCGGAAATCATCATGACGTGGCTGCCGCATTATGTCGCCGGTGAAAATCATGGCGATCATCAAGCTGCGGGCGTAATTGCCACCGAGGCTTTCGATCTCGCCGGCAATCCCACAGTTTTTCCGGCGCAGGTGGCGCCGCCGCGCGAACGTCTGGACATCAACAACTTCACGGAGGGCTTGCGGCCGTGGCAGCCGAAGAAGCTTTACTTTTTTTCGGATGCCTCGCACGCGATTCCAGCCGAGGGGCCGCGATTTGATATGGCGGCAATCTCGCCGGCGCGCAAAGTGCCCTATTATCAGCTCGCGGCAGAGCTGCAAAAACACTATCTCACCCAAGGAGAAGTCTCGCAAATCGCTGCGAAGGCTCTCGCGACGGGCGACTTCAAAGAATTGCGGAAATGGTTGCGGAATTTCAATCTCATTTTCGGCAAATCCGTGGTCAAGTGTGATCCACGGGGCGAAGTCTTCGAAGGAATAACGAGCCGGGAAGCTGCTTACGTGCCAGTGCGCGGCTATCGAGCAGAACCGCGCCAAGGAATGTCGGTGACGCTTGGCGGCGCTTTTGCTTTTTATCGTGAGTTTTGGAAGGCGCACAACCTCGAACACCTCGGACCTTTGGTCGCGCCGGAAATGGAAGTTGGTGCGGGAAGCTACGTGCACATTCCGCTGCTGCTGAGAAACGACACACCAGATTCCGTTGAGATCACCCTCACCTCGACGATGCCCGCGGGATGGCGCGAATCTTCCGGCTCGGCGCGCTATCGCCTGGGGCCGTTTGAAACCTATCCGGCACAGACGTTTTTCTTTGCACCGGCGGAAGAACGAGCTGAGCCACAAGAGGTGATTTGGAAGGCAGCAGCCCATGGCAAAGTGATCGGATCGGTGAGTATGAAAACGATCGTGAAGGATTGGACATTGCCGCAGTAA